A single genomic interval of Sceloporus undulatus isolate JIND9_A2432 ecotype Alabama chromosome 2, SceUnd_v1.1, whole genome shotgun sequence harbors:
- the WNT5A gene encoding protein Wnt-5a isoform X1, producing MKPLQLLSNPLEPTRTFGHRGISSQVASLGESRPGFKSLAAPVRGGACSTGAMPSPKALFLALAIFASLIQVVIEASSWWSLGMNHMNPMNPVQMPEVYIIGAQPLCSQLAGLSQGQKKLCHLYQDHMQYIGEGAKTGIKECQYQFRHRRWNCSTVDNNSVFGRVMQIGSRETAFTYAVSAAGVVNAMSRACREGELSSCGCSRAARPKDLPRDWLWGGCGDNIDYGYRFAKEFVDARERERIYQKGSYESARILMNLHNNEAGRRTVYSLADVACKCHGVSGSCSLKTCWLQLADFRKVGDALKEKYDSAAAMKINLRGKLVQVNSRFNAPTIHDLVYIDPSPDYCVRNESTGSLGTQGRLCNKTSEGMDGCELMCCGRGYDQFKTVQTERCHCKFHWCCYVKCKKCTEIVDQFVCK from the exons ATGAAGCCCCTTCAGCTACTTTCTAACCCATTGGAACCGACGAGGACCTTCGGCCATCGAGGCATTTCATCCCAAGTAGCCTCGCTCGGGGAAAGCCGCCCAGGTTTT AAGTCCCTGGCAGCCCCGGTCCGAGGGGGAGCTTGCTCGACGGGAGCCATGCCTTCTCCCAAGGCCCTCTTCTTGGCCCTGGCCATCTTCGCCTCCCTCATCCAAGTGGTCATAGAAGCCAGCTCCTGGTG GTCTCTGGGCATGAACCACATGAATCCTATGAACCCCGTTCAGATGCCTGAGGTGTACATCATTGGAGCCCAGCCGCTGTGTAGCCAGTTAGCAGGCCTCTCACAAGGACAAAAGAAACTCTGCCACTTATATCAGGACCACATGCAGTACATTGGCGAGGGAGCAAAGACGGGGATAAAGGAATGCCAATATCAGTTTCGCCATAGAAGATGGAATTGTAGCACCGTGGATAATAACTCTGTTTTTGGCAGAGTCATGCAGATAG GCAGCCGGGAGACTGCCTTCACTTACGCAGTCAGTGCCGCTGGGGTTGTTAATGCTATGAGCCGTGCCTGCCGAGAGGGGGAGCTTTCTTCCTGTGGTTGCAGCCGGGCTGCCAGACCAAAAGATCTGCCTCGGGACTGGCTATGGGGTGGCTGCGGGGACAACATTGATTATGGATACCGCTTTGCCAAGGAGTTTGTGGATGCTCGTGAACGAGAGAGAATATACCAGAAAGGGTCTTATGAGAGTGCCAGGATCTTAATGAATCTCCATAACAATGAAGCAGGGAGGAGA ACAGTGTATAGTTTGGCGGATGTGGCCTGTAAATGTCATGGTGTGTCTGGATCCTGCAGTTTGAAGACTTGTTGGCTACAGCTGGCTGACTTTCGCAAGGTTGGAGATGCACTGAAGGAGAAATATGACAGTGCAGCAGCTATGAAAATCAATCTCCGGGGCAAATTGGTGCAAGTGAACAGCCGCTTCAATGCACCAACAATCCATGACCTGGTGTACATTGACCCCAGCCCTGACTACTGTGTGCGCAATGAGAGCACTGGTTCCTTGGGCACGCAGGGCCGGCTGTGCAACAAGACTTCAGAAGGCATGGATGGCTGCGAACTCATGTGTTGCGGCCGGGGCTATGACCAATTCAAGACGGTGCAGACGGAGCGCTGCCACTGCAAATTCCATTGGTGCTGCTACGTGAAATGCAAGAAGTGCACAGAGATTGTGGACCAGTTTGTCTGCAAATAG
- the WNT5A gene encoding protein Wnt-5a isoform X2, producing MPSPKALFLALAIFASLIQVVIEASSWWSLGMNHMNPMNPVQMPEVYIIGAQPLCSQLAGLSQGQKKLCHLYQDHMQYIGEGAKTGIKECQYQFRHRRWNCSTVDNNSVFGRVMQIGSRETAFTYAVSAAGVVNAMSRACREGELSSCGCSRAARPKDLPRDWLWGGCGDNIDYGYRFAKEFVDARERERIYQKGSYESARILMNLHNNEAGRRTVYSLADVACKCHGVSGSCSLKTCWLQLADFRKVGDALKEKYDSAAAMKINLRGKLVQVNSRFNAPTIHDLVYIDPSPDYCVRNESTGSLGTQGRLCNKTSEGMDGCELMCCGRGYDQFKTVQTERCHCKFHWCCYVKCKKCTEIVDQFVCK from the exons ATGCCTTCTCCCAAGGCCCTCTTCTTGGCCCTGGCCATCTTCGCCTCCCTCATCCAAGTGGTCATAGAAGCCAGCTCCTGGTG GTCTCTGGGCATGAACCACATGAATCCTATGAACCCCGTTCAGATGCCTGAGGTGTACATCATTGGAGCCCAGCCGCTGTGTAGCCAGTTAGCAGGCCTCTCACAAGGACAAAAGAAACTCTGCCACTTATATCAGGACCACATGCAGTACATTGGCGAGGGAGCAAAGACGGGGATAAAGGAATGCCAATATCAGTTTCGCCATAGAAGATGGAATTGTAGCACCGTGGATAATAACTCTGTTTTTGGCAGAGTCATGCAGATAG GCAGCCGGGAGACTGCCTTCACTTACGCAGTCAGTGCCGCTGGGGTTGTTAATGCTATGAGCCGTGCCTGCCGAGAGGGGGAGCTTTCTTCCTGTGGTTGCAGCCGGGCTGCCAGACCAAAAGATCTGCCTCGGGACTGGCTATGGGGTGGCTGCGGGGACAACATTGATTATGGATACCGCTTTGCCAAGGAGTTTGTGGATGCTCGTGAACGAGAGAGAATATACCAGAAAGGGTCTTATGAGAGTGCCAGGATCTTAATGAATCTCCATAACAATGAAGCAGGGAGGAGA ACAGTGTATAGTTTGGCGGATGTGGCCTGTAAATGTCATGGTGTGTCTGGATCCTGCAGTTTGAAGACTTGTTGGCTACAGCTGGCTGACTTTCGCAAGGTTGGAGATGCACTGAAGGAGAAATATGACAGTGCAGCAGCTATGAAAATCAATCTCCGGGGCAAATTGGTGCAAGTGAACAGCCGCTTCAATGCACCAACAATCCATGACCTGGTGTACATTGACCCCAGCCCTGACTACTGTGTGCGCAATGAGAGCACTGGTTCCTTGGGCACGCAGGGCCGGCTGTGCAACAAGACTTCAGAAGGCATGGATGGCTGCGAACTCATGTGTTGCGGCCGGGGCTATGACCAATTCAAGACGGTGCAGACGGAGCGCTGCCACTGCAAATTCCATTGGTGCTGCTACGTGAAATGCAAGAAGTGCACAGAGATTGTGGACCAGTTTGTCTGCAAATAG